The DNA segment agactctacccattaaccttctgacctccatagatccttcctaatgtgaataaaattatccaatcataccccaaaactcaaggtaaaaaatgtgttccagtacttaaggggttaaatTGATGTGATTCCCTGAGTTTAGGCAAGAATTGTAACTTTTTGGCTCATTAATCAAGTGGTTCGTTCTTAGATTTTACATTTTCCATTGCTGTCACTCCTCGTCTGATAATTGAGTGGTCTGGGGCAAGTTTTAAGCAAGAATTCTAATTGTTTTGGCTCCTCCATCATCTTAGAGTGATCCAAGTAAAATCTAGAGTATAATTTTGACTTTCACCAATCAAGCTTAATAAAATACATAGACAGGACCACTAAAACACAGTAAACACAGCCCACAGCCCCTCATCCTACCCAATACAAGACCCagcacactgaaacacagcaaacacagcCCACAGCTCCTCACCCTACCGCATACATGGCCCAGCAAACTGAAACACAGCAAACAAAGCCCACAGCCCCTCATCCTACCCAATACAAGACCCagcacactgaaacacagcaaacacagcCCACAGCTCTTCATCCTACCCAATACAAGGCCCAGCACACTGAAACAGCAATCACAGCCCACAAACTTTCATCTTTACCCTGTACACTGAAACACAGCCCACAGCCCCTCATCTTCACCCAGCACActgaaacacaacaaacacagccCACAGCAACTCAGCCTCACCCTATGTGCTGTCATGTCGGAGCGCAGGAGGGCAGCAAAGGAGCGGTCAGATGCCCCAGAGCCCAGGATGCCTTCGAAGGGCGACACGGGACTGTTGGAGGCTGAGTCATTCCTTCGTTGGCTGTCTAAAACCTCATCCGCTATCTGCCGGCCGATCTTCCCAGCATGCATACCGCTCCCAATGAgtctgttgttggtgttggaggAACCTGcactgcctggtggtggtgtgtctggAACGTCATTGGTAGCTGGCCATTGATGGGAAATAGAAACCAAACTGtattatggtttttttttttttttttttattaagaggggaaaactggccaagagcagcataacacacacaaaaaaaggcttGATTAGTTGCCAGTCCCGTGTATTCAGAATCTCATTAGTAGCTTGTGATTATGCAGAAACAGAGTCTTATGCCAAACTAGACTATGTATCTGGAATATCATTAGTAGTTTGTGGTCATAGGGATGTGGAATCTTAAGCCATACCAAACTGCATACCCAAAATGTTCATCTATCTCTTAAATTTCACTGTCATCACATTCCTTTGGTTAAATTTCACAGTATCATCACATTCCTTtggtctatgtctgtctgtcacctCCACTATTGCAAAAGGCTTATGTTTAAGTGCCAAatttttcagggtgttttaatAGTTTTAGTGACAAATGAATAAGTTTACTTCATCATTTACAGCTCTGAAACATGACttatcatctatgtggcctttgaaaatagtcgtggtaagagagcagagcgtttcagaatacaggcgtgaacacaacactcaccaggTGAACTCAGGAACTCATTGAAGCTGTTGAAGGACTGTGACACTGCCTCGCTGGCCATCGAGCTCTCAACCAGCCCCGCCTCAGACCTGCACCACACAGATACTCAATGTTATAAATGGCACAGCTGCAtctcaacacactcacacaaggaGAGAATAATAATTGGTGTCATGGCTTTATATTTACACCCTCAAACACGcatgcacgcgcgcacacacacacacacacacacacacaatacataatgaaataataatgagtgtgATGGCTTCATTTCTATACTCTCATACACAAGAATGAAACAATAATGGGTGTGATAGCTCCATTTCTACACCCTTATTCAcagtaatgaaataataatgggTGTTCTGACCCTATTTCTACACTCTCAtacacaataataaaataataataggtgTTGTGACTCCATTTCTACACTGCCGCacacaataatgaaataataatggttGTTGTGACTCCATTtctacaccatcacacacaagaATTAAATGGGTGAGACAAATTTACTTTTACACTCtgacacacaataataatggaAGTTGTCGCtctatcttcacacaaaactatgaTGGAAAAAGTCATGGCTTATTTCTTCACACCTTACATGCATAAGAAATACATTAGAAAGTGAGACAGGTAGGTTCTTAAATCCAATAATAGTGAATCACGAAATAGatatactggttaactccttcggtaccaggacgcattttcatattcaatctggctactatttggcaAGTTTATAcagcaattttatacagcttcagaaatctatgtggggattaaaaaagactccccattaatcttatgacctccatagacccttcctaatgtcaataaaatcatctaatcacacaaacaattcatgataaaaaatgcactccagtactgaagggatcaaagGGAAGACTCGGGCCCAGGCAAGGCTTGGGGACACACTCACGTGACGACACTGTTCTTGGAGATGATGTACTCAATGTCCTTGGTCCAGGGGTTCTTGAAGGTCCACCACACACTCTGCAGCCGCACGAAGGACCCCTCCTTAGTGCGGAACCTGTAGACCTGTGCAGGGTGGACAGGACGATGGTCAGGTGAGGATGATGGTGACAGTTGTCAGagtgaagggatgggaaggtagATGGTGCAATTTAAGGGAGATAAATGGTGCAGTgtcagggaaaggaagatggtgCAGTGTCAGGGAAAGGTAGATGGTGCAGTGTCAAGGAAAAACAGATGGTGCAGTGGCAGGGAAAGTTCACTGTATTATTGTGAGGTTTGCAGATTTTGATAGTTATGAAGAAGGAAGGTCACTCTGTTCTTTTCCATCTTATCAATGCAGAATTTGCAGTtaagcataaaaaaataaataaatgagtaaaaaataaataagtagataaataaaagcataAGTCACACAAGAAGAAACAATCAATGGAAGAAAACCAAGCTATATCATTGTTCCCTTTGTACAAATACTTAGTTCATGAATGGCTGACAAGTGGCATGACTCACTGATGGACTGAGGCTATgtcactctccacacacactcctgcacCTCATGACTATGCggagtgtgtagtgtgtgtgtgtaatgtgtgttgtgtgtggagtgtgtgtggtggggtggagcagagtgtacctgtgtgttgcAGCTCTCGGAGGACTGCAGGGTGGAGCGGTGAGTCTCAGCGAGGAAGGGAATGTCATCCTGGTGGAAGTACTCATACATGCTGGAACCTAGGAGCTCCTGAGGCAGCCAGCCCAGCAGCAGTGAGGCCCTGCAGGGAACACCAAGGACAGTGTGACGGCATGTCTTTCACTCTGAGCTAGTATTAATATGGTTCCCTCACAAGTGTAAGAAAGAGTGCACTGCCAGCCAGTAATTCACATGTACGACACATTTAATAAACATTAGTGCAGTGAAGAAGCAAATGAGGAGAAGCCAACTTACCTCTGGTCAATGAAGACAAACTTGCCATCACTGGTGTGCTTGGAAATGAAGTCAATGGACTGTGGCGGGACGGTGCGGCCAAACCTTGCAGCCTCCTGTGCCCCTGAGGCCAGGAGCGGCTGGTGCACCCTGCCCACCGCCACCTGCAGACCACAACATACTGTCACAcactaatgaaataaaagtggGTGCTGTGACTACATTTCTACACTTgtcacacacaataataatggaAGTTGTAGCTCACATCATGACATCCATGATGCATCACCCTCACCATCCTCCAGGACTCCACCAGTGACAAGGGCACACTCTCCACTCATCTATGTAAGCTGTTTGTCTATTCCAGGCCACACAATAGAAATCTTTCATCTCGAGATAAGTTAAAGTATTGAAGACCATTAAGAGTGACGTGTGGACCGATCCAAGACTCATTCAGTGACTCACCAGGCAGGACAGGTTACAGGATTCTGAGTCGCTGCCTGAGTCCTCCTCCAGTGGGTCCTTGGTGGGCGCCCAGGACTTGAGGTAGCCAGTAAAGTGGATCACACTGTACTTCTTATCTGGAAAACACACAGCAGGGCTCAGTGTGTGCATGACAAGCCTCAGTGTGGCCcgctgaggagggagggagactttGCCACAAACATCAACTCAGGTAAATGTGAAATGCAATGTAAAAATAAGTTACATATGTTACAAGTggtttggaaataaaaagaatttacATAGGCTTAGAGATTCTGATTTACCAATTAAAACTCTTCAAAGTACTTTGTTACAACTACTTTTTATAAgccattttcaatatttttttcttttaaatccaTATTCTGCAATCATACATctggataaattaataaaagcaaaaactTTGTTCACAATTTGAAAATTGATAAGTAAGAGGTTAGCAATTCATCATTCAGCAGTGGAACAAAGTTCAGAGGCAaggcttgtttgtttgtcaggGTTGAGGAGCATGCCAGTGCCAGTGCTAGTGCCAGCCAGCTCCTGCTGGTCCCTGCCAGTGCTGGCTGGCTCCTGCCAATGCCTCACCTGAGCTCTGTGACTTGGACTTCTTCTTAGGGCAGCCTGTGGAGGAGtctgcctcctccttcagcaCTGGCGCTGACTTGCACCTCATGCGGCAGAAGAACGCCCGCCGTGAGCCGGGGCACAGCTTGGTGAGACCCTGTGGCACATCTGTCTTCACCGGCAGCAGTGCTGGAGACACATGCATATAAGGGTGTTTGTgttactgggagaggctggccaCACAATGCAGTTTTGATCAATCACAAGAATCAGGGGACAAAAGAGGcccataaataaaaatacaaaaggatTATCCACAACTGGaatacaaatgtcttgaaaggtAACAGGGTGAGCATGGTGGAGTCCTACAGAGCCACCACAAATGGACACCTTGAGAGCCTGCTGGCATAGGACACCTGCTGGGATGATCATGTCGGCCACAGCAAAAAACAAAGGATTTTACTTTTGtgttgaaagaaaatatgatcaaTTGTTATAAGTACAACTTACTCTTGGCATCAACGAGCCTCTCCCTGCGGCTGATGTCTGAGCAGGACAGCTGCTCCTTCACTTTGGTCAGATCTTTGGGGTGTAGGATGTCAAACCAGCTCGTCCCCAGCAgctcaccctgacacacacaaacacacacataatcacacaatggagacaggacactatgagccctgctcataccctgtacaatacaactaagtaaatacaatggTTACCATTATACTCCTAAGAAGTTCTGCAGTAATTGCATAAATATTCCCTTATCATTAAATCATCCTCAGTCTTGTATAAATATTACAAATAATTatttgaaaacagtgaaaatatgaagaatgaGCTGAGACTCTGCTACTCATTTCTTACAAGCTTTTAGTCACAATGTTTCTTAAAGAGTCATACATATCAATGACTGAGACAAGACAGCAGGTGTGCACAGGAGCCAGGAGGGCCTGAGGTTTGAGCTGCACCTACCTGGGTGTAGTGGAGTGTCTGGTAGACAGACTCGGACACATAAAGGATCCTGCCGCGGTCACACCCCACCACAAAGAGGAACCCATCGGCGGCCTGAAGAGGCTGTGGTTAATTATGCACACCTCTGTGTTAGTTGTCCTGGCAGATGCTTGTGTTACCTCACCACCCTCCACTcatactctctcacacaccaaacactcaacACTCTCAGTGGAATAAGCTATTTCTGACATGCTGTATGTAAAAAAGTCAACATTttaaaatgaatgtgaaaatcaCCACAAATAATAAACATTTCACTACATAcaagttttacacacacacacacacacacacacacacacacacacacacacacacacacacacaataggacatgaaaagaagatcaggatgaggcagtgtgtgaaggatattggaaaatacagttttccacacagaaaggtggaaaaaatggaatgcattggataatggaattgtcacaatGCATAGTGtgtataactttaaagaaaaactagataaatggagatatggagacaggacactatgagccccgctcgaaccctgtacaatacaactaggtactgTAAAtacacaaacccacacacacacacacacaggccctgtaaaactacaactaggtaaatacacacacacacagcaaataatatgtataactttaaggaaaaattggataaatggagacatggagacaggacactatgaggccCGTTCAAATCCTAtacaatacaattaggtaaatacaactaggtaaatacaaaacaATGGGTCATGATAGTTAAGACATTGAAAAATCAGATTAGTtgacttcctcccttccttcacctacaCTACCTCTTCTGacacacatataaataaatacaatatacaAGCATACCTATcatgtcattatttttccttatctacACTGCCTCCtctgacatacatacacatacatacaacatATAAGCATACCTATCATGTCCTTATTTTCCCTAACCAACACTGCCTGCATTGACACACATACAAATGAGTATAAAATACAAGCATACCTGTAGGATCAGATTCTTGAGCTCGTCATCAGAGAGGAAGGCCGGCTTGTAGTGTCCCTCGGTGTATGAGTTGAGAGAGCCGCGCAGCATCTTCATGTGCTGCACTGCCATCCGCAGCACCGTCAGCTTGTCCAGCTTGCGAGAGGTGCACACGGGGATGATGCTGCTGAGCTCCATGATGTAAGTGTTCATCTTGTCCCGCCGCCGCTTCTCAATCTCACTGTGGTTCtgcctcttgctccactcaccCGACGTGCGCGGGATCTTGATGGACTCACCTTCATCATCGTTGCTGTCCCTGTGTGACGTGGGAAGGGAGGCATAAGCATGAAGACCACAGGAATGTAAAAAATGGAATGGGAATGTAAGGAccataggaaagaaagagatggtgtCCCTTATCATAAATACAACAAAGcaagaacaactaaaaatacaaacaataacaaaaaatacaactaataaaaaaacaataagaaatacaaacaaTACAGAAAAATTAGAATTGCAACCAGGTaagaacaaacaaagaaacacaactaATACAAAACAATCACAGAAACACAACCaggtaataataacgataagtaacacaagaaataaagaacaaatcaGAAACACAACCAGGTAAAGAACACATAAGTAACACAACCAGATATCAACAATTAGCAACACAACCAGGTAACAACAATAAGCAACACAAGAGataaagaacaaataagaaacacaaccagataacaacaataagcaaCACAACAGAAAGAGAACAGGTAACAACACCAAATCAGAAACACAACCAACAGCAATAAATAGGAACACAACAGATAGAGAACAAATAAGAAACACAACCAGGAAACAACAATcagaaacacaaacaggtaaaaacaaaaagtagcaaCACAACCAGGTAGAGAACAACTAGACAAGAAGAGGCGGGAGACTCACAGAAAGGATCCACGTCTCTTCTTGGAGCCATTgtctgaggagaaggaggcgatgGAGCTGCACTCAGACCGGTACTTGGGGTAGTCAAAGTTCCCCAGGCCAAACATCCTGCCGGCGGTCACCTCctgctggggagagagagagagagagaaggagaggtatactatactgagaaaaaaagggaTGTTTATACTATactgggatgagagagagagagagagagagagag comes from the Portunus trituberculatus isolate SZX2019 chromosome 25, ASM1759143v1, whole genome shotgun sequence genome and includes:
- the LOC123508555 gene encoding protein cycle-like isoform X1 — translated: MFGLGNFDYPKYRSECSSIASFSSDNGSKKRRGSFLDSNDDEGESIKIPRTSGEWSKRQNHSEIEKRRRDKMNTYIMELSSIIPVCTSRKLDKLTVLRMAVQHMKMLRGSLNSYTEGHYKPAFLSDDELKNLILQPLQAADGFLFVVGCDRGRILYVSESVYQTLHYTQGELLGTSWFDILHPKDLTKVKEQLSCSDISRRERLVDAKTLLPVKTDVPQGLTKLCPGSRRAFFCRMRCKSAPVLKEEADSSTGCPKKKSKSQSSDKKYSVIHFTGYLKSWAPTKDPLEEDSGSDSESCNLSCLVAVGRVHQPLLASGAQEAARFGRTVPPQSIDFISKHTSDGKFVFIDQRASLLLGWLPQELLGSSMYEYFHQDDIPFLAETHRSTLQSSESCNTQVYRFRTKEGSFVRLQSVWWTFKNPWTKDIEYIISKNSVVTSEAGLVESSMASEAVSQSFNSFNEFLSSPATNDVPDTPPPGSAGSSNTNNRLIGSGMHAGKIGRQIADEVLDSQRRNDSASNSPVSPFEGILGSGASDRSFAALLRSDMTAHRSNVKNNVLLSSNTSSCSGSDTSRGPQLNNTTTTTTTTNNNHHHNHNNHHTNNTMPTSDRTTNFNHNNNHRQLVSNEGDLMDVVSGRDMETDGTSDSDEAAMAVIMSLLEADAGLGGPVDFSHLPWPLP
- the LOC123508555 gene encoding protein cycle-like isoform X3 — protein: MFGLGNFDYPKYRSECSSIASFSSDNGSKKRRGSFLDSNDDEGESIKIPRTSGEWSKRQNHSEIEKRRRDKMNTYIMELSSIIPVCTSRKLDKLTVLRMAVQHMKMLRGSLNSYTEGHYKPAFLSDDELKNLILQPLQAADGFLFVVGCDRGRILYVSESVYQTLHYTQGELLGTSWFDILHPKDLTKVKEQLSCSDISRRERLVDAKTLLPVKTDVPQGLTKLCPGSRRAFFCRMRCKSAPVLKEEADSSTGCPKKKSKSQSSDKKYSVIHFTGYLKSWAPTKDPLEEDSGSDSESCNLSCLVAVGRVHQPLLASGAQEAARFGRTVPPQSIDFISKHTSDGKFVFIDQRASLLLGWLPQELLGSSMYEYFHQDDIPFLAETHRSTLQSSESCNTQVYRFRTKEGSFVRLQSVWWTFKNPWTKDIEYIISKNSVVTSEAGLVESSMASEAVSQSFNSFNEFLSSPDTPPPGSAGSSNTNNRLIGSGMHAGKIGRQIADEVLDSQRRNDSASNSPVSPFEGILGSGASDRSFAALLRSDMTAHRSNVKNNVLLSSNTSSCSGSDTSRGPQLNNTTTTTTTTNNNHHHNHNNHHTNNTMPTSDRTTNFNHNNNHRQLVSNEGDLMDVVSGRDMETDGTSDSDEAAMAVIMSLLEADAGLGGPVDFSHLPWPLP
- the LOC123508555 gene encoding protein cycle-like isoform X2, with translation MFGLGNFDYPKYRSECSSIASFSSDNGSKKRRGSFLDSNDDEGESIKIPRTSGEWSKRQNHSEIEKRRRDKMNTYIMELSSIIPVCTSRKLDKLTVLRMAVQHMKMLRGSLNSYTEGHYKPAFLSDDELKNLILQAADGFLFVVGCDRGRILYVSESVYQTLHYTQGELLGTSWFDILHPKDLTKVKEQLSCSDISRRERLVDAKTLLPVKTDVPQGLTKLCPGSRRAFFCRMRCKSAPVLKEEADSSTGCPKKKSKSQSSDKKYSVIHFTGYLKSWAPTKDPLEEDSGSDSESCNLSCLVAVGRVHQPLLASGAQEAARFGRTVPPQSIDFISKHTSDGKFVFIDQRASLLLGWLPQELLGSSMYEYFHQDDIPFLAETHRSTLQSSESCNTQVYRFRTKEGSFVRLQSVWWTFKNPWTKDIEYIISKNSVVTSEAGLVESSMASEAVSQSFNSFNEFLSSPATNDVPDTPPPGSAGSSNTNNRLIGSGMHAGKIGRQIADEVLDSQRRNDSASNSPVSPFEGILGSGASDRSFAALLRSDMTAHRSNVKNNVLLSSNTSSCSGSDTSRGPQLNNTTTTTTTTNNNHHHNHNNHHTNNTMPTSDRTTNFNHNNNHRQLVSNEGDLMDVVSGRDMETDGTSDSDEAAMAVIMSLLEADAGLGGPVDFSHLPWPLP